In Miscanthus floridulus cultivar M001 chromosome 19, ASM1932011v1, whole genome shotgun sequence, the DNA window CAGCAGTCCCAGTATTCTGCCCCTTCTAATCAATCTGGATTATCCAATCCTTTTGGTGATCCATTCAGTAGCCTCGTCACGATGGCTAATCCACCGAAGCAAAGCAATTCAAATTTAGTCTGAATTGCATATTTTGTTTCTACCGCTCCCACTAATTTTGATCACACACAACATTGACAATTATGAGGAGCAACTTGTATAGTTCAAAAACTTTGAATACTGTATCTTGACAATACACTGTACTGCAGTAGTGCTCACAATTGAAAACTAATATGATCTGAAACGTTAATATAATACACAGCTTTGACTTGTACACCAATATCAGCTAATATGGGAGCAGTGTCCCATCATACGTTCCTGATGTCGGATAGCATAGAGAAGATGGTGAaaccatagtttttatttatagacTAGTCTTACATAAAATTAGAAGATCACATGAATTCAGTACAATTTTATTTTACACGGTAGCTCACGAATTCATCAGTTCAACTCCTTTTTTTTGTACAACAGCACTAAATGACATGAAAGTGACACCTTTTCCAGACCCCCTTCATCCAGTGCAATAACGTAGCTCCTTCCATTCATTCCTCTTGAGCTTGATTAGCATCCATATTTGGGCTCTCCACTTCATATGGAAAGTGACCTGCATATTTGTCGATACTCCATGTGAGACAGAACTCTCAATAAGCAGGTGCTATAGAAACAAAGCAGAACGATGAAATGTCTCGAAATTGTTCTGATTTCTAGCAGTTCTTATGCATCCGTTTCAGTTCAGAATCGAGCAAATCCGAATAGCGAAATGGAGATCCCAAATAGTCGAATTGTTACCTTTGATGAAGTAGGTCGAGCATGGGTACCCGCGGGAGTCGGCGACGACGGCGCGGGCCTCGTCGGTGGAGAGCCCCCGCCTCGGCGCTGCCGAGGAGCCGATGTGCCCACCACCGTGGCCAATAAGCGCGAGAATCCCCTGGGCCACGCCGGCGGGCCGGGGCGGCACGAAGTAGGATGTCCCGGGCCGGAAGGGCGCCCAGTCGGGCTCGGCCGCCCGCGCCATGGCGCTGTCGATCGCCTCCTCTAACCGCCGGGAGAGCGCGGAGGCGTCCGCCGCAGGTGCAGAGGGCCCCGCGGCGTCCTCTTCAAGAACCGCCGCCGCACGCCGGCGAGTGTGGTTGTGCCGGCGGCTCAGAACCACGCCGGGCTGGGGCTGGGCCCCAAGGCGGCGCGCCAGGACCGCTGCCCGGGAGGAGTGCACGCGCGCCATGGATGCCTTCGCGTCACGGATCCGGAGTCGGAGCGGGCAGCCTGGGAGACGGAGCAGCAGCAGTTTGCTAGGCGCTTGCGTCCGACGGCGAGCTGGTGCGCGTCTCGCGAAGGTCTGAGGGCCTGTTGGGAAGAGAAGTGGGGAGCGTCGGGTAAATATAGCAGATACTCAAGGGCTTTTCCGGCGACTCCCACGTCCGTTCTGGAAGCAAACCGGCAAACCGCAGGCTGCTTCCGCCCGCCCGCCGGTTTCTCTCAGGGGTAATTTCGtaacaattaaaatcttacaaGGGGTAATCAGAACATTAGCAGCCGCCCACCACCGTCCACCGCCTTAACCCTCATCACGCAACTGCCTCTTTGCGGCGGCGCGAAACACCGACGACGCGTCTTCTCTCCGGTTGCGAGCGCGGTCGGGGAGGAGTTAGGGTTTCGCCGCGGCGAGATGTCGGCGTACGACGAGGTGGAGATCGAGGACATGGAGTGGAACGCGGAGCTGAAGGCGTACACGTACCCGTGCCCCTGCGGCGACCTCTTCCAGATCACGCTCGACGACCTCCGCCTCGGGGAGGAGATTGCGCGCTGCCCCTCGTGCTCCCTCTTCCTCACCGTCGTATACAACGCCGAGGACTTCGCCGACGCCAAGGAGCCGACCCAAAAGCCGTCACCGAGCCCAGTCGCCGTCGCCTGATGTGGCCCGTGCCCGGCGAGATGGTGAGGCCCCTGTTTCCTGGGAGTTTCTGTAGTCGCTCTGAAATTTCGCCTTTTGAAGCCTTCTGTTATATGTCTTGTTTGGACCAATCGGTAGCTATGAAATTTTGGGTGCAGTAAGATTGGGGATTAAAATCCAGCTAGGAAATTTGTTGCAAGCTTAGTGCTGTGGTTGGATTATCGCCCTTCTATGTGGAATTGAGAACTAGTGATTGCTGCTGGAAGGAATGGGGAGTATTTATTGATTATATTTATGGTGTGCAAAAcatccaagttttttttttttttttggtatccTTATTAGTCTGTGGGGCAACCAACTTtgccaaaaagaaaaagaaagaaagaaagaaaatttGATTAAGTTGGTCAAGGATTGCTGGGAAGGTGCATGCAATCTGGCTGAATTGCCATGTGCATCAGATTATGAGGAGTTGAGGACAATAAGCTGGATGTTGGCAAACTAAAAGAATTCCATCAGTTGAGTGGCTGATTTGAGCTTCCTGATGTGGTTTTGCTTGTGTGACTTATGAAGTTTGCAAGTCCACAACATTCAGTTCGTGTTTGTCCATTATGATGGGGTTAAGCCCACAACGTTTATTATACCTTGTACAACAAGTAGTTCAAGTTCAAGTAATCAAGTTTGATTTTTGTGTGGTAGGGACATGGAGATCGTTTAGTTAACCTGTTTTAGACTTTAGGCATCTCAAATCTCCAAGACATAAGTAAAATCTGTATAGCTAGATTCATGTTGTGCCCAGTACTATTTTCTCAAACAGTTTGGTTCACATCAGACTCTACAGTGTAATCTATAACTTCCATGTTGTATAAGGGTCACTGATGTTTCGCATTTGAATCATGTTGACATTATTTTATATTGCTTGCAGGATACATGGAATGGATCTCAGAGCAGGAAAAGGAATGAGTTCATGTTTGACACACCACTGCGGGAGCATTTGTACTACTACTTAGATGAGTGAACCCATATGCATATTTTCAAAGCTCAGGTTGTTAAACTATCAATTTTTGTGTGACATTGTTGTAAGGTGACATGGACAACTCATGCTATGAAAATTTTTGTTTGTCACTATTTATCGTTGATCGTGGCCTTACCAAGTTTGATCTTCGCCTCTTCGGTGATATATTCATTTATGTTCCACCTTGTGAGTTCTTGTTGAAGCTAAGCCATTGGGTCGTGCAGACATTCTCTGCATGAATCTAACTTCATTCCTTGTCTGCTTTACAATAATGTATCTAAAGCCAAAATGAATACGAGTAATTATTTTGTTATGCCTTAAACTTGTATGGTTAATATCATCGCCTGGCCCAGCTTCCACACCTATAAACAGTAATGTTGACTGTAACACAACCAACTTGAAGCATATGATCGGACCACTATTGAATCCAGCTCTTTCGGCATATATCAACAAACGGCAGGTTTTGAAGGTGAATATCTAAACAGCTGATAAACTTTCTGATGATGTGGAAATGTGGAAGGGCTCAAGCCTCAATGGTACCACCACAATGCACTCTCATCTGATGATGTAGGTGGCCACTGTATTCACATCTCACACGGGCAACAATCTTTGATTGCCACCGTTCTCAAAATAAGAAATGGCAAAATGGGCGTTAAGAACGCAGAAACCTTGCAGATTTATTGTTGGGTCACAAGCCAAAAAATGTATGCCGCCTTCATTTAAAAACCAGCAGGCAGCTGTTCAGATGTACAGTTACGATTTATCAGGCTATCAGCTTACAGGGAACATGTACAAAATTACTATTTACCAATCAATCAGATGGTTATATACTGTTAGCATGTTACATCAGATCCATTGTCTAATGGGATACGTATAAAAAACTACAACACTGTATGTTTTTTTTTAGTACAACACTGTATGTATGGAAGAAATATTTATAGCTGTACTGGTTAGATTTGACGTAAAAGGTCACTGATCTTCCTGAGTTCTTTTAGAGCTGCTACTGCCTTAGCTTGCTCTGTGCTTCTAGGAATTGCTTTCTCAAGTTTCTCCACTGAAGTTGATAGTGAATTTGGTTGAAATAGCATCTCGATATCCTGTGATATAAACTAGCAAATTAGCCAAGGGAAAATACAAGAAAAGGCATCTCATGATCTGAGCTTAAGGTGCATATATCCGACAATGGGGGCATTATCTGCTTGTTCTTTcacatcggggggggggggggggggggggggggggggggggggggggcgcaggAAGTACAAACTCTAATATTTGATAAACCTGTCTAGTGTCTGATTATCAGAATAGTATGAGTTCTAAAAGGGAAATATAAATAAACTAAGAGGTACTGACAACATAAAATATGAACTTTACAGAAAAAGATCGAccagataaatatatatatatatgtggcctcTATCTGGCAACAAGTTTCTTTTTAGTTTTTATCAAGTAAGGTTACCTGTATGTTCTCAACCATAGATTCACCAAGAGATCTTAATGTTCTGCTCAACTCTTTATCAGCCACATTTGTTATTGAACATATTGCCAATGTTTCTTTTTGGCCACCTTTATCACTAGTggaattttggtcatcttttattttcggcttcccatcaacagaACACAGTCTACGCTGTTGAACTGGATAAGTATCCACTATTCCAGATGTTCGATCTGTTGTTGCTGCTTCATCAGTTCTACCATTGTGCACAAAGAGTGGATCAGGTTCATTAACCACTCTGTCATCACAGGGACCACATGGTTCTTCCAGATGATGGGTATCATGATCGTATTCAGTGCCACATGACAAAGTGGTACTGCTGCTCCTCGATAAATACCCACTAGCTGCTCCAAGAGGATCTCTAATTTCACCTGAAGTTGAGCAGTAACCATCATGCTGGCCTGTCTCACATGCATTCTTTGAATTACTCTCAATAGCCTCTGCAGTACCTTTACCAACATGATGCTTTTGTTTTTCTAATAGCATGTGTGGCGCACTATTTATCAGCTCCGCAGGAACTACATCAGCATTGTGAAGTTCATCAGTAGTGGACTGCCTAGTTGAAGTCATATCGTTGTTTTCAAAATTAGCAGCCCTGCTTCTGGAAACATTCGACTCAGTGTTAGACAAGCTTCTTCTCAAGAAGCCCCTTCCCTTCATCTTGAAGACACCACCACCCTTTTGGTCCATTGATGGCTGGAGAATCTTCCATGTCTCTTCCCAATAGTTGGGTGTAGTCAAGAGAGAATTTCCTCTCATTGGGGATGAAGGAAGATTTGCTTCAAGGGCAAAAGATTGCAGTAACTTGGCTTTCTCAATTAAGCTCTTTAAGTCAATATCTTCTGGAAAATTTAACAACCTCACTAGGCAAGAAGTCGCATGTTCACTCCCTAACAAGGAGGATCTGAGATGAAGCATCATTGATACTGCCATCGACAAAATCAGTGCACCACGAGGAGAACATAACACTTTAAACTGATAATCTGCCCTACTACAGATATCGGTACAATAAGAATGGTTAGGAGAAGAGAAGATCTCTCCCCAAATAAACAGAAGACTGTCAAGTGAAAATTCACGACCAAATAGGACACGTAGCCATCTTAATGCAAAGTACTGAGGTTCAACTCCTAACTCCACAAGGTGACTATGAAGAGAGGAATCAACACTAGCAAGCAAGTGATATATTGCAGATGATGCCTCTCTTACAGGTGTTAAACCCATGCTTGATTCTGGGGCAGGACTCAGAGAATAGAAGTCAGTGATAGCAACCACTCCTTGTGCACCGTTCATCAAATTCTCAAACATAGAGTAAGCATCATGCTCCATAAACTTTTCTGATAAAATAATACCCAGCTCACCCTCTGCTCCATATGCATCATTGATCAAGAAAAGATCTCTAGTATCAGGATCAAGGTCAGCCAAACTTCTAATTTTAGCTGTTCTACCCTCAACATTGTTTTTCCTGTCACTTCTGTTCAGCTTTGAACGATCTGGAAAAGTTTGACCATCAAAATCATCACCCAAAAGCTCTTCATGAAGGTCCCTGACTTGTCTGAAGTGCTGCACATCAGCGTGAAGTACATAGAGAAGAGGAGCTAAGAGTTCATGCATTCCTGTAGGAGGAAAGTGATTTATGTTGACAAATGCATACAATGAGGACAGATGAATGGTTATCTCATCAGAAAACAAAAGTCACACACCTACTGGTTTGGACCCTTGTTTTTTTTCCACAATGGCAATAGCCGAATTTTCATTACTTGACAGCAACGAAATTACATGTGTTTGATTTGTCCAAAACTTAAAACGATCCTAACAAAAAGCCACGTCTTGTTAAGTTGTTCAAAAAGGTTTTGGCATGTTGTGACAAAGTGCACCTATATTTTTACCTTTGGCAGAAATAATGTTTAGTCACCTAAACTAGGCCAAATAAATTTTGCTTCAATATGCAATATAGAAGTACTCAACTAAAGTTAGGTTAATAATTGCAGAAAGAACTAGGTAGTTATTTTTAGAAGTGTGGTTTTGGTTCCACGTAGTGAGTAGTGACAAACTTTGAATATGTATAAGATTAGGAGCCAACTCCGGGGATGTGCACTTAGGCATATCATGTTGCGGCTATACAACTTTAGTTGGTATCAACCATTTTTTCAGGAGATAAATAGCTTGCAGTGAGCCAGCGACTGAAAAGATATCAACGATTTACCTTGTCTGTAACCAAACTCTGGGTATCTGAGGCTCCATACTAACAATATACGTCCAAGCATAGACTGGCATGTGCTTGTTTGGAAGAAGTCCCCCAATTCAGGGTATAGGCGGGACAGATCTTGGTTAAGCATTTTCTCAAGCTCCGCATTCCTGAAATATTGGCCCCAAGTGCTCCCTGCATGACAATGTACAGATTTTTTTTTTCCATAAAAGCTGATGTCACTAATGGTGACTTTGTGGAAGATGTCACTTTCTTATATTGCTATAGGATTGAGTACTGATTGAAGATAATATATGACTGGTGAGATAATAATAGCATGTCTTGCCCTCCCTTTGTGTATTCTCTTCTCTCTTTTAATGAAATGATGCGCAAGTCTCTTGCATGttcaagaagaaaaaaaaaagaaaataatagCATGGTCTGCAGGTTGGAGCTAGTGAGAGATAACAGTGCAACAAAAAAGGTTTCTCTCTGCATTCCCTCCCCTTTCTTTTAACAGAAGACTTTATTTAACATCTGACTACCTTCACGGACACATGGACTGTAACTCATATGTTAATCTAGCACAAAACATCCCCTATCCAAGCATAAccttagttttttaataaatcatGGGTAACACGACAACTCAGAGACCACACACTTTAAAGGCAAAAGGCAAAAGCTAGTGCCTACCTGGGCTCTGCGAGAGTGGATTCTCCACAATCAAGTCAGGAGCACCTTCTTCATCCTTGGAAAGATGGGGATCTATTAGCAGCCTTCGCCGTAGATTAGCATATCTGCAGCAATCAACAATTAAAATTCTAGAGTCAAAGCCCTGAGACCCAACAAAATTTGCATCTTTTACCACATACTAACAAGTAGTAGTAACAAAGATCGTCCATTTAACAATACTCTGCATTTTGATTACTTGATCAGCTTGTCCAAGGACAACAAAGCATGTTAGTTCCACTAGTAGGAAaaaggggcagacccagtgccagaggctcccacatgagtggggtctggggaaaggaaaaaccgaggcaatccttccccccgcaaaatctgcggagaggctgcttcgaacccgcgacctggtgactcagtgagacagctctcaccactgcaccaggcctagGAATTCACCCTAATTACAATTCAGTGTTCTCAATTTCCAATCTCTAATCCCTTCTAGTTTGTTTCCATGGAGTCAAACCAAACAATAAAGATCTTTAGAACAATCAAGGACCATTTCAGCATTTCAAGAAGTCAGAACTTTTTTTTTATGAGGAACTGTGGCAGGCGCGAGGCTGACATGAACATTACATTAGTATATGCAAGGATCTTTGGCATACAATATTTGAGAGAAAGGCAATAAAGAACTAAGCAACAATCTTGGTATGAAAGCGTAAGATAACTTGATCTACGGCCGCGAAATGAGCTCAATCTTGGTATTAAATCATTTCAAGAAATGTAAGAAGCTTCTGCAGGGTCGAAAGCAACATGATTCCCCGAGACGATCAGACCTTCGGCGGGAGTTGGCAGCGGCGCGGCGGAGCTCGTCGGTGGATACGGCGGCGGAGCCGGGGATGACGCCGAGATCGGCGCGCCACCGGGCACCGCGGAGGGCCGAGAAGCTCGGCCTCGCCGGAGAGCCCGGCATTGTCATCTCGGCTCCAGCCTCCGCTGCGGGAGCACGAACCAGACACACCCTCACCGAAGGAAGGAGTTGCAGGCTGGCGATGCGGAGGCGACCGGACGGGTCGATATGGGTTTGTGATCGTGACGAGGAGGGATTGGgatcgaggacgacgaggagggcgGTCGCAGCGTTCTTGTCGTGGGAAAGGGGGAGGACGGAAGGGAGGGGGAGAATGGGGAAAGCGAGGGAGAGCATGTGTCGCCGGTGGCTTGTATCCAACTGTCGCTGGAAAGCCTGGAATACAGCAAGCGTCCTGTTTGCTCCTCGGCTCCATCAACATTCGGCCTTTTCGCTTGAACCATCTTAAATTTGACGCTATTTTTATCtcgcaccaaatcagccaacggtaataatccatgatcgtatacCACCACCagacgaacaggctgattatttATTTTCTGTTGTAAAAAACATTATTTATTTTCTGGCTAGTCATTTTGTCAATTGATGAAATTAAGGTACTCAAGATTTTCGCACAAACTTGATACCAATGTCTCCATAATGTAAATTCGGTGCTAACGCGGCTTGCTGAATTTtaactgaaactggctgaaaaatactgttctgactgaattgttgtgaaagaaaaatactgctccgactaaaaaacaagccgaataagTTGAATATGGGGTAAGTCAAATAGGGCCTAAATGTCAAATGATTGAGATGTGGACATGAGGTGAACCAACCGAAGTGATGTAACGTGCTATTTTGTTCCTTGCACAGTAACACAAATATAAATGGAATTAGGTCAAATCTATCTTCCACTGAGCTTTGTTTCATTTACGTTTGCGTTACCACAGATACAACCAAACATCTAAGTCCGTGTCTCTcgcttagactgtctccaatgaGGATCCGCAAACGCAAAATCGGTCACGCACAGTACTTTTGCCTATCAAAATCACGCTCCAACAGAAAACCTATTCAAGCAACCCATTTTGCGTCCGGCGCCGGCAAGAATGCAAAAAAGCGTCGTCGAGGAGAGACGACGCAAAAATCTTGCGCCGTGGTGGTGGACGCCGCCGCGCCAGGGGAGGGGGCGCTCGCCCAGGGCCACCGCCAGGGGGCGCGCTCGCCCTAGCGCCGCCGGCCGAGGAAGGGGCTCCCGCGCCTGTGCCGGGGGGCGGTCACCGCGGACGCCCGGTCGCGGCTGCGGACACCGGCGAGGCCTGGCCGCACAGGAGCGCCGGCGGGCGAGCACCGCGGGGGgctggtggagagagagagagagagagagagagagagagacgcacGGCCGGAGGAGGAGGGGGCTAGCCGCCGCCAAGGCCCAGCCGGGCGTGCCGCGCACGCTGGATGGGGACGCAGAGGCCGGAGGAGAGAGCGAGGCGCTGCATGCCGTCGACCATGGCGGCCTAGTCGGCGGGGGAGGCTCGGTCACGGGGCGTGCTTCCCCCGGCGTTGAGGACGCTGCCGGCCCCGAGGTCCGTGAGGGCGCGCGGCGTCATGCGGGCCAGCAGGAGGAGCGCGGCGGTGGATTTGGGGGTCTCCGTTGGAGAGGAGATATTTGAGTCCGTCGTTTTTTTTACTGCAGACGACCTATAACTCCGAATGGGTGTTGTATCTGCGTCTCTTCATTGGAGTTAGTCTTAGTATGGGTGATTGTTTTAACTAAATTGTTTCTCCTTTAGAAA includes these proteins:
- the LOC136527451 gene encoding uncharacterized protein — its product is MARVHSSRAAVLARRLGAQPQPGVVLSRRHNHTRRRAAAVLEEDAAGPSAPAADASALSRRLEEAIDSAMARAAEPDWAPFRPGTSYFVPPRPAGVAQGILALIGHGGGHIGSSAAPRRGLSTDEARAVVADSRGYPCSTYFIKGHFPYEVESPNMDANQAQEE
- the LOC136527452 gene encoding diphthamide biosynthesis protein 3-like — translated: MSAYDEVEIEDMEWNAELKAYTYPCPCGDLFQITLDDLRLGEEIARCPSCSLFLTVVYNAEDFADAKEPTQKPSPSPVAVA
- the LOC136527367 gene encoding uncharacterized protein, translated to MTMPGSPARPSFSALRGARWRADLGVIPGSAAVSTDELRRAAANSRRRYANLRRRLLIDPHLSKDEEGAPDLIVENPLSQSPGSTWGQYFRNAELEKMLNQDLSRLYPELGDFFQTSTCQSMLGRILLVWSLRYPEFGYRQGMHELLAPLLYVLHADVQHFRQVRDLHEELLGDDFDGQTFPDRSKLNRSDRKNNVEGRTAKIRSLADLDPDTRDLFLINDAYGAEGELGIILSEKFMEHDAYSMFENLMNGAQGVVAITDFYSLSPAPESSMGLTPVREASSAIYHLLASVDSSLHSHLVELGVEPQYFALRWLRVLFGREFSLDSLLFIWGEIFSSPNHSYCTDICSRADYQFKVLCSPRGALILSMAVSMMLHLRSSLLGSEHATSCLVRLLNFPEDIDLKSLIEKAKLLQSFALEANLPSSPMRGNSLLTTPNYWEETWKILQPSMDQKGGGVFKMKGRGFLRRSLSNTESNVSRSRAANFENNDMTSTRQSTTDELHNADVVPAELINSAPHMLLEKQKHHVGKGTAEAIESNSKNACETGQHDGYCSTSGEIRDPLGAASGYLSRSSSTTLSCGTEYDHDTHHLEEPCGPCDDRVVNEPDPLFVHNGRTDEAATTDRTSGIVDTYPVQQRRLCSVDGKPKIKDDQNSTSDKGGQKETLAICSITNVADKELSRTLRSLGESMVENIQDIEMLFQPNSLSTSVEKLEKAIPRSTEQAKAVAALKELRKISDLLRQI